The Neorhodopirellula lusitana genome segment CTCCATGTCCCGCGGAAATGCGCCGTTCCCCTACCAAGCGGCGCGTCGTGTAGCCCCGGCACATTCGATGGCGATGGCTCGTCCGCTGGTGCGAACGGCGGTTCAACACCACCGAACCAAGATCGCGGTGGGATGCTGGCAGAGCGTCTGGGTGCGTTTGCACGCGGCGGAGTCAGCGAGTTTGGGTCGATCTCATCCGATGAAGCGGTCCGAATTAGCGACATGCAATTGGACGGAGGCCCGCGTCGGCATGGTCGCCCCAACGATCGCGGACCTCGCTTCGCCGAGCGTCGGGCCATTTTGGTGCGTTTAGCCGGAACGACCGTGGAGGGTGATCGCCCCGAAGGAATGGTCGAGGTCGTGGTGCTACCGGTCGGTAGCTGTTTTGACCTGCCCAGCCCAAACAGCACGAACCCTGACAACACGAATTCAAGCGGCTCCGATTCGGCCAATGACAATGCCTCTGTCACCGCTGACATCACTCGCAGCGTTCAAGCCGAACTTGCCGCGGGGGCGGATGTCGTCGTCTTGGCGGGAGGCACGCTGAGTGGCACGCCAGACGTGGGGATCGTTGTTGGCAAGACCAACACGGTCGCACGGATGATCGAACATGACCGGGCCCGCTGGTTGATGGCCGACACGGCAAAACTCGCCATGGTGGCCAACGCGGTCGCCGAGCAAGCATCCGGCAAGTCTCCGGTTCACAGCTTGCTAACGGCCAGCGAAGACAACTTACGCGATCGCGCTGAGCGACTGGCAACTCAACTGAGCGGGTCCACCTATGTGACCTCGGTCCGCGTCAGCGACGATCACGCTCGGATCGGCCCCGAAGATCAAGCGTCCATTCCTTCGCGGCAAGTCGTGGTGTCCCTTCGCGATGACGCTCATGAACTTGCTACCCGCCTGCTAAAAGGTCCAACTGGCTTGTTACTGCGACCGTCCGGCAACGACCTCGCCATTGACCTGCGTTGGATCTCGCCGGAACAGCAATCACGCATCAGCGACCTGTTCGCTTAGAACCGTCTGAGGTATCCCCAGGGTCGCCGCCTCGAACCCGGCGAGCCTCATCAGGGCTTGGTAGTCAACGCCAACGACCTCAAACGCGGACTGCGTTAGAGGCTAATCTGGCGGCCTTCTTGGCTGCTTTGCTCGCTCGCCCGCAGGATGGACGCTGCACCAAAGGCGTCGTTCAGGCCGCCGAGGTTGCGGACCAGACTGGTGACGGCACGATGGAATTGGCTCAGCATCTTTTCGCCCACCGGCGATTCCATTTCCAGCGATTCTTGGTGACGTCCAGCCTCATCGAACCACACCAACGTGCCCGGCAGGTCGATGAAAGCGACCCCGTGTTCGCAACAGACCTGCAGCCCCGCAGGCGGGCGGAACCCGATCGCTTCTTGCCACTTCGCAGGGATGTAGTTCCCACAACTGATTTGCGCGGTCACCCAGTCGTGTGACGCGGAAGCATCTGCCGCTTGGCCGATTGTTCCTGAAGCGGTTTCCTCACCGTGGGTCTGGCCCAAGCGTGCGGCCGCCAGTCGATTGCCTGTCGAGGCACCACCCCGTTTGCCAGTACGGGAACCTCCAGTTCGGGAAGCCCCAGTGCCAGCACGGGAAGCCCCAGCGATTGGATTTGCCCAGGCCTTGGTTGCCGACGCGGGCAGCGGAACCGCCGGCCCCTTCCCGCTGCGTTGGAACCGTAAACTGAGCGCTCGATAGTCCCACGGGTCACTGGGTAAGCAATTTGCCGACATCACACTTTGGCAGCGGCCGGCCACGATATAGCCGCACCAATCAATCAACTCGATCAACTCCGATCGCATTTGAGATCGAGTTTGGGCCTCCGTTTGATTGTCCGGGGAGCTGATTCGTGTGTGACAGAACAGCAATCGCGGCTGCCCGAGCTGGGTCGCAATCAGCTCTTTCAGTCGCAACGTCGCCGGTGCGAAACGGCGAGGCAGGCTGGCCATGAATGCCACTCCGGAATCCTCGACACAGGACCGGAAATTCGCGTCACCTTCAGGATCAAAATCCAGGCCCGCGGCCCAGTAGATCGCTTTTCCCGCGCGGCAAGCTGCCAGAGCTGGCAGGTGCCCAAGCCAGGTCTCCTCCAGAATCAACACCGCATCAATGTCATCGCGATTGACCATCGCTTGATAGCCATCGACCGGATCGGCTTGAAATTCGGTGACCGCGTTTTCCGCTAGCTTCGGTACAGTGCAATGAATCGCGCGAACATCAAACCGTTCACACAACATCCGCAAAGCCGGACGGTGGACGGTTTGCCACTGGTCCCCCAACCCGATCAAGCCAACACGAAGCTTCACGAAAATGCGATCCTAAAGTTTGCGGTCAGGAATGATTGGCAGGCGGAAATTAATATGCACGCCGTCATGGTAGCAAAACCGACGCGAGTAGATGAACACCAGGATTTGAGGCATCCGGGCATCGGCTAACATGCCCCCCATTGGCTGCGAATGAGGGGAATGCCAGCGAGGTCCCACCTGTTCAGTCGAGAGTGACTTCAGCGTAGGTTTCTTCGCTTTCCCACAAGATGACTTTATATGCGGACGCACCGGTGTCCGCCAAAATTTGGGGGCAAACGACTTCCAGGAAGTGCTTGGCCATGTTTTCAGCGGTTGGATTGGAATCCAGTTCATAGATCCGGTGCGGCTCCGAACTGCGGATGGCGTCCAGGCCGTTCTGGTCTTCTTGCCAGAGCACAAAAGAGTGGTCCCAGTTATCGTCAATCCAGCCTTTGCAACGGTTTTTTAGCTGCTTGAAGTCCAAAATCCGACCGACCGCGTCCTGTTTCTGGCCCGTCACGTAGACCTCGATGATGTAGTTGTGGCCGTGCAAATTCTGGCATTTGCCTTCGTGGCCGACCAAACGGTGACCGGCACAAAAGCTGAAACGACGCATGATGGAAATCGACACGACAGGCGGACTCCGATATTGAAAGCTGGACAAAGAAGGGGACTGAGATCGGGTGCGGTAGTGTATCAACAATCGGGCTGACGGCGATTCGTCCTTCGAACCGGCGTGACCGTTCAGGTCAATCGCAATCCCGCGAACGCTCACCGGCGGGCCATGCATAGGCCTTTTCCCGGGGTGATAATCAGAAGACGGTTGGCGAATTCCCCCCAAGCTGCCATACTGTGAGGGCAGGTGTTTACAGGATGCGTGTGATGAATTCACGTTGCTGTGAGCCAGCCACGCTGGTCCTGGGCCAGTTAATCCAGTTTGCTGGGCTGGTTAATCCAGTTTGCTGGGCTGGCTGATTGAGTTTGGATGTGCGTTTGGCCCCTCCCGGTCGCCTCGGCGATTTGGCCCATCGTCGACAAACTGCCTCCCCCCTGCCCCCGCCGTTTCCCTTCCTTCCCACTCTCGCTCGGAGACCACGCTCAGTGGCCAAAATCCTGCTGTTTCCTTTACGATTGGCCGTCGGTTACGGACTTTCGCCTCGGGTGCTGGGGCAAATCGCGATCATCATGCTGGTGATTTTGCGGATCACCATTGGCTACCACTTTTTGAGCGAGGGAACTGAAAAGTACCGCGCCGGAAACTGGACTGCCACGCCTTTCTTTGCCAACGCCAAGGGCCCGCTCGCCGGCGAATTCCGCAAGATGGTCTGGGACCACGACGGAAAGTTTCGCCTGGACGAAAAACGCGTCAAGATTGTTTGGGCGACGTATCGCGATCGCATCGGAAGTCACTACGGCTTCGATCAAAAACAGAAAGAACAAGCTCAACGCAACTACGCCGATGCGGTGGATCAGTGGGAATACATCGTTGAGCTGAACGCGAACGAGATCGAAGAGTTCGAACTCGGCTTGGGGCGAATCGACCAGCTCGATCACGATCCAGTTCGTGACGGTGTCAGCTCTCTGGGTGGCCAACGTGAATCGGTCCGCCGGGAACTCAGTCAAAAGATCAATCCAACGCTGAAGCAAATTGACGCGATCTGGGCCAACTACGAAACCGCTCAAAAGAGTGTTGCCACCAGCGAACAGGCCAATAGCCAGCCAACGTACGATTTAGTGAAGCCCCGCTTGGCGTTGATGGATACTAGTGTGATCGACAAGTTGTTGCCGTACTTCGACATGACGATTGGCTGGATGCTGATCCTAGGCATGTTCACACCAATCGCGGCATTGGCTTGTGGAGGATTCCTGTTGTCGGTGTTCCTTAGCCAGTATCCGCCTTCGACGGGTCCTGGCTCGTCGAACTACCAACTCATTGAAGCATTGGCCTGTTTCGTACTGGCTGCCACGGGAGCAGGACGCTTTGCGGGGATCGATTTCTTCCTGCACTTGTTAGTCCGCAAAACCCATGGCAACTCGGCGTCGTCCCGCTAATTCGCCTCTCGTCGAGTTCGGTGCCGATCGTGGCCCGCACTCATCCTTCCTTACATACATTGTCTCTTTTTGCACTCGATGGGAGTGAACTGCCATGGTCGATAAACTTTCCAAAGAACAACGCGACGTTGGTGAAGCCAATTACTACTCCGCCGTGGGCAGCTATTACGACGTCAACCGTCGTGACTTCTTGCGAGGAATCGTGGCGACCGGAGCGGTAGCGGGTGCCGGACTCGGTGCGGCCTACTTTGGCTACGGCAAGGTCAATGATCCCGTCCGCGTTGCCGTGATCGGTACCGGCGACGAAGGCAACGTCCTGTTGGGCGGTTGCAATCCTGAATACGTCGACGTCAAGGCGATCTGTGACATCCGTCCATACAGCCAACACCGTGCCTTCCACGGTGACTGGTCGAGCTCGTCAGCGTTGCAGCGTCGGCCAGGTTTGATCAGCGTTGCGGGCTACAAAGACGAAGCCGAAGCACGCAAGAACGTCAAGGTTTACGACGGCAGTAACGGCGGCATCATGGCCTGCCTCGAAGACAAGGACATTGAAGCCGTCATCATCGCATTGCCGCTTTGGTTGCACGCACCGGTTGCAGCCCTGGCAATGGAACGCGGCCTGCACGTGCTGACTGAAAAGCTGATGGCCCACAACGTGGCCCAGTGCAAAGTCATGGCTCGGATGGCCGGCGAGATGAAGGACAAGGAAGGCAACCCAATCCACTTGGCAACCGGTCACCAACGTCACTACAACGTCAAGTACGAAAACGCGGTCAACCTGATCCGCTGGGGATTGCTTGGCCAACTTCACCACATTCGTGCCCAGTGGCACCGTGGCAACTTGCCAGGTGCCGACAGCTGGTCGATGCCGATCCCAGGTGGCGAGATGGTCAATGGTCAAAACTTTGACCGCATTGCCAAGGACATCGAGTACCGCAAACGGGCGTTGGCTGAAACTCGCGACCCCGATGAAATCGTTCGCCTGCAACATGAGATCGCGTTGTGGCAAGCTTGGGACGCCGACAAAAACGTCGACCCCAAGAAGCACGGCTACACCGACTTCTCGGTGGGCGACAAGATGTTCAGTTCAATGGAAGAGCTCCATCGCTGGCGTTTGTTCCAACGAACCGGAGCCGGCTTGATGGCTGAGTTGGGCAGTCACCAACTCGACGCAGTCAGCATCTTCTTGAGCTCGCTCCGTGACGACGGCAAGAAGGTTCACCCACTGAGCGTGCATGCCGTTGGCGGACGCCACATCATGCCGGTTGATCGCGAAGTCGGCGACCACGTCTATTGCATGTTCGAGTTCCCTGGGCCTGAATACAGCAACACGTTTGACGTTGGTTATTACGACCGCGTCGAAGACTATCCCAAGTCAAAGAAGGTGAAGGGCGGCTACGAACAAATCGATCCCGTTGCCGGTTACGAAACCGACCCGAACAAGAAGGTCGTCGTCACCTACTCGTCGATCAACGGAAACGGGTTCGGCGGTTGGGGCGAAGTCGTGATGGGATCCAAGGGGACTTTGGTCCTGGACAAGGAAACCGACGTTTACCTGTATCGCAACAGTGACACCAGCAGCAAAGTTGGCGTGGCGAAGAAGGGTGCGGGCTACGCACTGGACACGTCCGCATCGGGCGACCACGCCGCACCAGTGGCTCAGGCCGCTTCATCCGGTCCGGTCAGCCGCGGTTACCAAGAGGAAATCGAGCACTGGGCGTACTGCATCCGCAACCCGGATGGTGAAAACAAGCCTCGATGTTACCCCGCCGTCGCCATGGGTGATGCTGTGATCGCGTTGGGCACCAACGTGGCCCTGAAGCGAGCCAACCGGGGCGAGAGCGGTTACATGAAGTTCGAAGAAGAGTGGTTCGATGTCGACAGCGACGCGACGCCAGACGACAGCGACATCGCGACGGAAACGAAGTTCATGAAGAAGCCAGTCGCCTAACGCTTCGGAAGCCTAGCGACCCAAAGCAAACGCATCCCAACAGGCCATTGGTCTCCGTTCCCCACAAAAAGGGAGTTCGAGACCAGTGGCCTGTTTTTTTTGTACCTCGACCGGCCGGACGCGTCTCCGTTGCAAACGACAAAACCGGACCTCAAACGCCTAGCACGGCGCGCGATTCGCCTCAGATCCAATCGCATGCCGCGTCCGTAACTAAACTAGAGCTTCGTCCTGATTGAAACGTGGGGTAGGCATCCTGCCTGCCGATTCTTGCTTACCGGAACTCGCAGGCTAGAAGCCTACGCCACGCAAAAGATGACGCTAAAACTGCAATTTTGCGTTCCGTAGACGGAGTCACCAGACTTCGGGCCAGCATCCCGAACATACGAACGCTCGACGATTTAGCCCCGAACACAAAAACTCCGTCGAACTCAGCCACTGGCGTCCTACGCACACCAACACCTCGATTCACACCCACCGGAACATCGCATGACAGGCCTCACCATCGCTCGTCGTCGCTTCCTTGCCAGCGCCGGCGTCTTCTCCCTCGCCTTCCCACTTGGACTGGGTTCCGCGTGTGCTGACGACTCCGTGATCGCCGAAGACTCTGCCTCCGCGACCGACACCAAGCCAGGGCAACCGAACTACGTCAACGCGAAACAATCGGACTGGCGTTTCGGTGTTTCGATTGACACCCCGGTCACGTTCACCAATGGCATCGCCACGTTCCCGATCCCGATGGACTGGCCGGAACAGACTGTGGAAGTGGTCACCCGTGAACTGGATTCAGCGGTCGCCCAGGTCCAAGTCCGAGAGATTGACGGCGGGGTGCGTCAGGTCGTGATGGCGATCCCGAGGATGACCGCGCACGCGACGATGCAAACGGTGGTGACCATGCGAATCGTCAAACGCGAAATCCAGCCGCCTCAAGACACCGACTCGCTCACAATCCCCAAACGCGTGTCTCGAGAACTGCGGTCCTACATGGGCAACAGCCCGATGATTGACGCATCCAACGGACGCATCCGCGCGTTATCTCGCGAGCTAGCCAGCTCTGCACCGGAGAAGGCGTGGGACTTAGTTCGGGCGATCTATGATCGGGTTCGCGAGGAGGTTCGATACGTCGAAGGCCCCATCCGCAACGCCTCCGACGCACTCGAAACCGGCGAAGGCGATTGCGAAGACATGACCAGCCTCTTCGTTGCCCTATGCCGAAATGCCGGTGTCCCGGCTCGAATGGTGTGGGTGCCCGGTCACTGCTATCCCGAGTTCTATCTAGAACAAGATGGCCAAGGTTATTGGTACCCTTGCCAAGCCGCTGGAACGGAACAGTTTGGGAAAATGCAAGAAGACCGCCCGATCGTTCAGAAAGGGGATCGCTTCAAGACCCCCGAACAACGCAAGCCAGTACGGTATGTCAGCGAATACTTCCGCTGCGATCGCCGCGGCAACGGAACACCCCGCATCGAAATGATCCGCGGCGTGGTCACTGAATAATCGCGTTCCGAAATTTGACTCCGAAACCTAAGCTTTTAGCATCCGCTCGAGCCCTTGCTCCAGCGTCGTGAGTGGGCGGCCTAGGATCTGTTTCATTTTGGTGATGTCGGGGCAACGCCGGGTCATGTCGCCTTCGGGCAGTGGTGGCAGGTGCACGACCTTGGATCGACTGCCTGTCATTTCGATGATGCGTTGGGCGAGTTCTATAATGGTGAACTCGAGGTCGCTGCCGATGTTGATCGTTTCGTTAGCAAGCGACTCGTCGTCGAGGATATGACTGACGGTGTCGAGGTTGTCGTCAATGAAACAGAACGTCCGGGTTTGCGAACCATCACCGTAAACCGTGATATCCTCATTCCGACCAGCAGCCGCGATGAATTTAGCGACAACGAAGTCAGTGGTCTGTTTCGGTCCGTAAGTATTGAAGAACCGGAACACGTTGAACGGCAAACCAAATTCCTGGTGATAGGATCGGAAATAGGACTCGCCCAAGTTCTTGATGATCGCATATGGCAAACGCGAATTCAGCGGCGTGGTCTCTTCATGTTGGGGAAGCTCCACCGGCTCGCCATACACTTCGCTGGAACTGGCATAGAAAACCCGTTGCACGCCGGTGTTCTTGGCGAGCGACAAGACGTTGCGAATGCCATCGATATCGCGCAGCACGGCGACCGGATTGGCGAGCGTTCGTTGCACTCCGACCAAGGCAGCGTAGTGGAAAACATAGTCGAAGTGATGCGCCGTCATGATCGGCGTCAGGTCGGCGAGATCGTTCACGTCCGCTTTGATGAAGCGAAAATTGGGGGCCTCTGCACTGGGTAGTTTTTCCACACTGCCCGTGATCAGGTTGTCCACCACCACCACTTCGTTCTGCGGCGACTCGACCAATCGGCAAGCCAGCGAGCCGCCCACGTTCCCGGCACCGCCGGTGATCAAGATTTTGCGAGAATCGGAACTACCGGAATCAGACTGGTGAGCGGGCAAGGAAAGGGTTCCCAAAAAGACGACGTGGTTAAGAATGGCCCCGTTTTAGCAAAATTCCAAATTCGGCGTTGGCAGCACTGCCAGTTTCACGAGGCAATTCGAAGGACAATTCACGTTGCTGGTGAGCGGAAAGATTTGCTATTGGTCGAGGAACTACCCCGTTTTCCCATATTTGACGCGTTGGCGTCACGGTCGTTTCGAATTTATGGCCACCGATGGTACCCCCAGTCCGGCTGAACCTGTCGCCAAATCAGGCCCCTCACTAGCAGCGGCTGCGGCCGGTGCGGCGACGCTTGCGACCATTGTCAGCTTTGGCTATTTGTTCTCGGTATGGGGAAGCAGTTCCAACATTTCAGCCCTAGACACGCTGCGTCTCGCATCGGCGCAATACGTGTCCGGCAACCTCGTCGTCGCCGGTGAGCTCGCCAGCTCGGTCACGCTGCCATCCAGTAACGAAGACGAGGAACCCGCTGAGGGTGAAGAGCCAGAGCCGGTTGAATCAGACGAAGACGGCGAACCAGAAGAAGACTCCCAAGAGTCTTGGGTGGTGCTGCAGGATTTCTTAATCGGTGCGGGGCTCTATGAAAAATCGACCAAAGAAGTGTTGCCGGCCGACCGCCGAGACGTGCTTGAAAAGGCGATTCCGGCGTTAGAAAAATCTCGAGACGCGGGGTTCCCGGAAGGAAGATCCGCCGCCGGTCACCGCATGCTGGGATTGTCGTACTACGAAATGGGCCAGTACGACGAGGCGACCGAAAGTCTCGACAGGGCCATCAAAGGAGACCTGACCTACCGCACTGAATTGACACCAGTCCTCGCCACTGCCCGGGCGCGGCGTCCAATCAACGAACTCGGCCAGGCGATTACCGAGATTGACCAGGTACTGGCGTTGGAGTCACTCGACACTCAAAAGCGAACCGAGACGGAACTGTTAAAAATTAAGTGGCTGATCGAACTGGGACGTTTCGACGAAGCAAAGAAAATGATCGAAGCGGCGCGGGAACGCATCCAGCCCGAAGTCGGTTTGCAAAAGGGGTGGGCGCTCAAGGCGAACGACGAACTCGCAATCACAGACGCTCAGATGACGGTCAGGAAAACCTTGCTTGCTCTGAGGCCGATCCCAGGCGATATCGTGGTGGCAGGCGTGCCGACATCGGCGCCGAAACAAATCACTGCGGCGCAACGCACCGAGCTGATCAACCTATTAAAAGTTCTCGGTGAGATGCAGCGGGAAGCGGATCCGAAACTTGCAGCCCAAGCTCAGATTATCGGTGCCCATGCCATGTTGTTGGCTGGCGAGCGGGACCTT includes the following:
- a CDS encoding transglutaminase-like domain-containing protein, which translates into the protein MTGLTIARRRFLASAGVFSLAFPLGLGSACADDSVIAEDSASATDTKPGQPNYVNAKQSDWRFGVSIDTPVTFTNGIATFPIPMDWPEQTVEVVTRELDSAVAQVQVREIDGGVRQVVMAIPRMTAHATMQTVVTMRIVKREIQPPQDTDSLTIPKRVSRELRSYMGNSPMIDASNGRIRALSRELASSAPEKAWDLVRAIYDRVREEVRYVEGPIRNASDALETGEGDCEDMTSLFVALCRNAGVPARMVWVPGHCYPEFYLEQDGQGYWYPCQAAGTEQFGKMQEDRPIVQKGDRFKTPEQRKPVRYVSEYFRCDRRGNGTPRIEMIRGVVTE
- a CDS encoding NAD-dependent epimerase/dehydratase family protein codes for the protein MPAHQSDSGSSDSRKILITGGAGNVGGSLACRLVESPQNEVVVVDNLITGSVEKLPSAEAPNFRFIKADVNDLADLTPIMTAHHFDYVFHYAALVGVQRTLANPVAVLRDIDGIRNVLSLAKNTGVQRVFYASSSEVYGEPVELPQHEETTPLNSRLPYAIIKNLGESYFRSYHQEFGLPFNVFRFFNTYGPKQTTDFVVAKFIAAAGRNEDITVYGDGSQTRTFCFIDDNLDTVSHILDDESLANETINIGSDLEFTIIELAQRIIEMTGSRSKVVHLPPLPEGDMTRRCPDITKMKQILGRPLTTLEQGLERMLKA
- a CDS encoding 6-pyruvoyl trahydropterin synthase family protein, producing the protein MHGPPVSVRGIAIDLNGHAGSKDESPSARLLIHYRTRSQSPSLSSFQYRSPPVVSISIMRRFSFCAGHRLVGHEGKCQNLHGHNYIIEVYVTGQKQDAVGRILDFKQLKNRCKGWIDDNWDHSFVLWQEDQNGLDAIRSSEPHRIYELDSNPTAENMAKHFLEVVCPQILADTGASAYKVILWESEETYAEVTLD
- a CDS encoding Gfo/Idh/MocA family protein, which codes for MVDKLSKEQRDVGEANYYSAVGSYYDVNRRDFLRGIVATGAVAGAGLGAAYFGYGKVNDPVRVAVIGTGDEGNVLLGGCNPEYVDVKAICDIRPYSQHRAFHGDWSSSSALQRRPGLISVAGYKDEAEARKNVKVYDGSNGGIMACLEDKDIEAVIIALPLWLHAPVAALAMERGLHVLTEKLMAHNVAQCKVMARMAGEMKDKEGNPIHLATGHQRHYNVKYENAVNLIRWGLLGQLHHIRAQWHRGNLPGADSWSMPIPGGEMVNGQNFDRIAKDIEYRKRALAETRDPDEIVRLQHEIALWQAWDADKNVDPKKHGYTDFSVGDKMFSSMEELHRWRLFQRTGAGLMAELGSHQLDAVSIFLSSLRDDGKKVHPLSVHAVGGRHIMPVDREVGDHVYCMFEFPGPEYSNTFDVGYYDRVEDYPKSKKVKGGYEQIDPVAGYETDPNKKVVVTYSSINGNGFGGWGEVVMGSKGTLVLDKETDVYLYRNSDTSSKVGVAKKGAGYALDTSASGDHAAPVAQAASSGPVSRGYQEEIEHWAYCIRNPDGENKPRCYPAVAMGDAVIALGTNVALKRANRGESGYMKFEEEWFDVDSDATPDDSDIATETKFMKKPVA
- a CDS encoding DoxX family protein, translating into MAKILLFPLRLAVGYGLSPRVLGQIAIIMLVILRITIGYHFLSEGTEKYRAGNWTATPFFANAKGPLAGEFRKMVWDHDGKFRLDEKRVKIVWATYRDRIGSHYGFDQKQKEQAQRNYADAVDQWEYIVELNANEIEEFELGLGRIDQLDHDPVRDGVSSLGGQRESVRRELSQKINPTLKQIDAIWANYETAQKSVATSEQANSQPTYDLVKPRLALMDTSVIDKLLPYFDMTIGWMLILGMFTPIAALACGGFLLSVFLSQYPPSTGPGSSNYQLIEALACFVLAATGAGRFAGIDFFLHLLVRKTHGNSASSR
- a CDS encoding Gfo/Idh/MocA family protein, with translation MKLRVGLIGLGDQWQTVHRPALRMLCERFDVRAIHCTVPKLAENAVTEFQADPVDGYQAMVNRDDIDAVLILEETWLGHLPALAACRAGKAIYWAAGLDFDPEGDANFRSCVEDSGVAFMASLPRRFAPATLRLKELIATQLGQPRLLFCHTRISSPDNQTEAQTRSQMRSELIELIDWCGYIVAGRCQSVMSANCLPSDPWDYRALSLRFQRSGKGPAVPLPASATKAWANPIAGASRAGTGASRTGGSRTGKRGGASTGNRLAAARLGQTHGEETASGTIGQAADASASHDWVTAQISCGNYIPAKWQEAIGFRPPAGLQVCCEHGVAFIDLPGTLVWFDEAGRHQESLEMESPVGEKMLSQFHRAVTSLVRNLGGLNDAFGAASILRASEQSSQEGRQISL